The genomic DNA CTCTGACTCTTCGACCGCTTCCAGAATACGCCTTGCTTCCAGATAATAACGTTCTCCTTCAGGAGTCAGGGAAAGCTTGCGGGTTGATCGGTGGAGTAATCTGGTCTGCAAATGCTCTTCGAGGGTTGCAACATGACGACTCACGTTCGGTTGCCCTAAGCCTAAATCCCTGCCTGCTGCAGAAAAGCTGCCTGTCTCCGCAGTGCGGACAAAGCATGTCATCAAAAGTAATCTGTCCATCCTAAACCTATTTATGCTTTTAACGCATGGAACATATTCATAAATACAATCTTATCACCCTTAAAGCATGAGTATAGAGTGGCGATCAAATCGGTCATTTGCCGATCAGCTGTTAAAACTCACGGGAGATATGTTCATGTCCAGATTACAAGGTAAACGCGCACTCATCACGGGTGGAACAAGTGGTATTGGTCTTGCAACCGCGAAGCTGTTTGTCGCAGAAGGTGCACGCGTAATGGTTACTGGTATTAACCCTGATTCTGTCGCAAAGGCGAAACTCGAGCTGGGTAAAGATGTGGTCGTCGTGAGCGCGGATTCTGCAGATGTGAATGCACAGAAAGCGCTGGCTCAGACGGTTCAGGAACATTTTGGTGAGCTGGATATTGCTTTCCTGAATGCGGGTATATCAATGTATATGCCAATTGAGGCATGGACAGAAGAAATGTTCGACCGCATTTATGATATCAACGTTAAAGGTCCTTATTTCCTGATGCAGGCGCTGTTGCCAGTGTTCGCAAGCTCTGCATCAGTGGTCTTTAATACATCTATAAATGCGCACACGGGCCCGGTGAACTCTTCAGTTTATGGCTCCACCAAAGCCGCATTACTCAACATGTCGAAAACACTGTCTAACGAGTTACTTTCTCGCGGGATCCGTATCAACGCGGTGAGCCCAGGCCCGGTTGACACGCCGCTTTACGATAAGGCGGGGATCCCCGTGGAATATCATGATCAAGTGATGAAAGATA from Enterobacter ludwigii includes the following:
- a CDS encoding SDR family oxidoreductase, whose product is MSRLQGKRALITGGTSGIGLATAKLFVAEGARVMVTGINPDSVAKAKLELGKDVVVVSADSADVNAQKALAQTVQEHFGELDIAFLNAGISMYMPIEAWTEEMFDRIYDINVKGPYFLMQALLPVFASSASVVFNTSINAHTGPVNSSVYGSTKAALLNMSKTLSNELLSRGIRINAVSPGPVDTPLYDKAGIPVEYHDQVMKDIVATIPAGRFGKPQEVAQAVLYFASDASAWTVGSEIIIDGGVSI